Part of the Eikenella corrodens genome is shown below.
CCCGCGTTGGATAACGGCCAATTCGCCCTGTTTGCCGAACAAGGCAGTATATTGGGCTATTTCTCTTGGGCGATGCTCAGTCCGGAAACAGAAGCACAATACCTGCAATCCGACAGCGTATTGCACACCCCCGCCAATTGGCAAAGCGGCAGCCGGATATGGATTGTCGACTGGTTCGCCCCATACGGCGACAGTCTGAAGATGAAGACCCTCACTCAGCGCTATCTGTTCTCCAAACAGCCGAAAGCCTACGCCCTGTACCACCGGTCAGGGCCGGGCAAAGCAAGAATCGTACGGTTTGCCGGCAGGCGGGCAGATGAGGAGGCTACCTGAGAAATTGGCTTGAAGAATAAAAGAGATGAAATACCATCCATTTTGTTCTTTAAGCCAATTTTGATTGTCTGATTGGATAGTAAAAAAGCTAGGGCATTGAAAAAGAAAATTTTCTAAATACGTTTTTCAGTTAGGCGGTTTACTGCCAGGGAAAGCTGGGTAGTTCTGAACAATAACAATAGCCAAAATAGGGTATGTTGCGTTTCTTTTTCTAGTTGTATCTGGCCAAAAGAGTGTGAGGCCCAATTTCCCTTGTTCCCTTGAGTTTTATTTTAATTGTTTGTTTTAATAATTGGTCTCATATTGAGAAACATAAAAATATTAAAGCTTCTGAAGATTTTTTATTATCCAGAGAAAATAAATTTCATGATAATTTTCTCCTAAAAGTTTTCTTTTTTCTTGCAAATATTAAACCAAATTAATGATAGATTTTCTATTCTAAAACACGACATAAGCCATCATTATAGGAAAACCATTTTGTATAGATATATCCAAAGGAGAATTTATAAGATAAGGATGGGTTGTAGTTTATATATATTTTGCAACTAAGCTAAATAGATTTTGCCTCAATATATTTTCAGCTTCCGAAATATTCCTCCCCCAAATATCTGCCAATATTGCAATGGCAACATTGGCATTCCATGGGAATAAAGCTTGTTTTTTAAAATTCCCCAAAGGGCCATCAGTTTCAACTAATATTTTTTCTATTGGTATGAGTTGAACCAACTCATAACCCTTTTTACTACTTAACATCGCAGGTCCTACAGAAAAATAGCAGCCTATTTCAATCGCTTGTTTTAGCTGTTGTTTTGTGCCTGAAAACCAATGAAGGATTGGTAAATTACCATTTACTTGAATTAATTCATCTAGTACAGCATTTGCACTCATTCTAGAATGTATGCTTAATATTTTTCCTCCAGATTTTGCTGAGCTTCTTAAAATATGGCGAAAAACCTTTAATTGGGTTGCCCAATGTGTTTTAAACTTTTTTCCGCCATCCAGCCCAATT
Proteins encoded:
- a CDS encoding toxin-activating lysine-acyltransferase encodes the protein MQFEGIDIISPALFPHEHWNRAEVLGAITWLWLHTPPYSEAPLMELGRYVLPALDNGQFALFAEQGSILGYFSWAMLSPETEAQYLQSDSVLHTPANWQSGSRIWIVDWFAPYGDSLKMKTLTQRYLFSKQPKAYALYHRSGPGKARIVRFAGRRADEEAT
- the qatD gene encoding Qat anti-phage system TatD family nuclease QatD, coding for MMDMHCHLDLYTNPQYVAKRCKDENIYVLSVTTTPKAWYGTSSLAKDCPRIRTALGLHPQLAHERWQELDLFDALLNQTRYVGEIGLDGGKKFKTHWATQLKVFRHILRSSAKSGGKILSIHSRMSANAVLDELIQVNGNLPILHWFSGTKQQLKQAIEIGCYFSVGPAMLSSKKGYELVQLIPIEKILVETDGPLGNFKKQALFPWNANVAIAILADIWGRNISEAENILRQNLFSLVAKYI